Proteins co-encoded in one Brassica oleracea var. oleracea cultivar TO1000 chromosome C4, BOL, whole genome shotgun sequence genomic window:
- the LOC106336871 gene encoding separase-like: protein MSRSLEERPQNFPAEKCRFIDESDISDAKGLMRDTRNTICVCINRISQQHLSNEVTRSGLPNNFISLKWQFYQRRLACTVLVSLGKCLAKSGKVHQAHGVILHSIAALYNSTVSILSSPSSRSPLLDFIGKEIKGDVFGLDRARILYNLCKLSLQTYHSRSVLCDLSHIPYQTLVSLLTLAFVLSREDPILCRKISRLLAVLYLVSSIGSEFSFPCDGELSLSHWVTYYHQASLGANINYHFLSKFIKSGRNSNKEASQEFDFLRLAPKSTDGLVKFAKNFFNGLPETTAICISVLGGTLSKLLQELLKSPQVCGWLLLSRLSSKSQQPLAVLLPIYSSLGEGGIEKMDKRWDSPWGSTVVDVVAPAFRLILKEYNFAGSQVPMEDEKLRWKEIDELELRLNKLLRNLEDTWLGPWRHLLLGESSNSKSHESTQKKLVEELRAKCNMEVNETLLKVFLGNETADGGDAWISQLCSKNGCYIGGHPSDHIDEENWNQYI, encoded by the exons ATGAGTCGATCACTTGAAGAACGACCTCAAAACTTTCCTGCTGAGAAGTGTAGATTCATTGATGAATCTGATATCTCTGATGCAAAGGGGTTGATGCGGGACACTAGAAACACAATCTGCGTTTGCATCAATAGAATAAGTCAGCAGCACCTCTCTAACGAAGTTACAAGATCTGGATTGCCGAATAACTTTATAAGTTTGAAATGGCAATTTTACCAAAGGAGGCTTGCGTGCACGGTTCTTGTCAGCCTTG GAAAATGTTTGGCTAAATCTGGAAAGGTTCATCAAGCACATGGGGTAATTTTGCATAGCATCGCTGCTTTATATAACAGTACCGTATCCATCCTCAGCTCACCTTCTTCTCGCAGTCCATTGCTGGATTTTATTGGGAAGGAAATCAAAGGAGATGTATTTGGTCTTGATCGTGCAAGAATATTATACAACTTGTGCAAGTTGAGTCTTCAAACTTACCACTCCAG GTCTGTTTTATGTGATTTATCACATATTCCATATCAGACGCTGGTTTCATTGTTAACTTTGGCATTTGTACTTAGCAGAGAGGATCCGATACTCTGTCGAAAG ATTTCAAGGTTGCTTGCTGTGTTATACTTGGTCTCTTCTATAGGGTCTGAGTTCTCATTCCCCTGTGACGGAGAGCTTTCTTTAAGTCATTGGGTTACATATTATCATCAAGCCTCTCTTGGTGCTAATATCAACTACCACTTCTTGTCAAAATTTATCAAATCAGGACGCAACTCAAATAAAGAG GCTTCTCAAGAATTCGACTTTCTCAG GCTTGCTCCCAAAAGCACCGACGGTCTTGTTAAGTTTGCAAAAAACTTTTTCAATGGTCTACCAGAAACGACAGCCATCTGCATTAGCGTGCTTGGAGGCACACTGAGTAAATTGTTGCAAGAGTTATTGAAAAGCCCCCAAGTTTGTGGGTGGCTGCTCTTGTCACGGTTGAGCTCAAAGAGTCAGCAGCCTTTAGCTGTACTTCTGCCAATTTATTCTTCACTTGGAGAAG GTGGGATTGAAAAGATGGATAAAAGATGGGATTCTCCATGGGGTTCCACAGTGGTGGATGTTGTCGCTCCAGCATTTCGATTAATATTGAAGGAGTACAACTTTGCTGGTTCTCAGGTTCCTATGGAAGATGAAAAATTGAGGTGGAAGGAGATAGACGAACTTGAACTTCGTCTTAATAAATTGCTAAG AAACCTTGAAGACACCTGGTTGGGTCCCTGGAGGCATCTGCTTTTGGGAGAGTCTTCAAATAGTAAATCGCATGAGTCCACGCAAAAGAAGCTGGTTGAAGAGCTAAGGGCCAAATGTAATATGGAAGTAAATGAGACACTTCTAAAGGTTTTCCTTGGAAATGAAACAGCCGACGGCGGCGACGCATGGATATCTCAGCTTTGTTCAAAGAATGGTTGCTACATAGGAGGTCATCCAAGTGACCATATTGATGAAGAAAATTGGAACCAGTATATCTGA
- the LOC106336872 gene encoding protein EARLY FLOWERING 4-like, translating into MKRNGETKRRRNVAEEAEQGGGDPAMWEDLDRNFRQVQSVLDRNRSLIQQVNDNHQSRMADNMSKNVALIQELNGNISKVASMYSDLNTNFSSAFHGGKNGRDGGGTTGTRAN; encoded by the coding sequence ATGAAGAGGAACGGTGAAACTAAGCGGCGGAGGAACGTGGCGGAAGAGGCGGAGCAGGGAGGAGGAGATCCGGCGATGTGGGAGGATCTTGATCGGAATTTCAGACAAGTGCAATCTGTTTTGGACAGAAACAGATCACTTATCCAGCAAGTCAACGACAATCACCAGTCAAGAATGGCAGATAACATGTCCAAGAACGTTGCTTTGATCCAAGAACTCAATGGAAACATCTCTAAGGTTGCTTCGATGTATTCTGACCTCAACACCAATTTCTCCTCGGCGTTTCACGGTGGAAAGAACGGACGCGACGGTGGTGGAACTACCGGAACCAGAGCTAATTAA
- the LOC106337897 gene encoding uncharacterized protein LOC106337897, with protein MIIPVRCFTCGKVIGNKWDTYVDLLQADYTEGDALDAIGLVRKLSGGPAFTVPQPDEAMSILDEKASELESPLGVIMDGVALIVFESLHR; from the exons ATGATCATCCCAGTTCGTTGCTTTACTTGTGGAAAG GTGATTGGGAACAAATGGGACACATATGTGGATCTTCTCCAGGCTGATTACACCGAAGG GGATGCTCTTGATGCGATTGGGTTAGTTCGAAAGCTG AGTGGAGGTCCTGCTTTTACAGTGCCTCAACCTGATGAAGCAATGAGTATACTTGATGAGAAAGCTTCAGAATTGGAG AGTCCATTAGGGGTTATAATGGATGGAGTTGCTCTTATAGTCTTCGAATCACTGCATCGCTAG
- the LOC106337898 gene encoding myb-like protein P → MAATPFLNSSEKPFGISQIRAYIPIVLNLDKMNYDVWREIFETHCLSFGVLDHLDGSSVSTPETEKTWKERDGLVKMWIYGTITDSLVETILTPKSTARDLWCALENLFRDNKENRALQLENELRTITIGDLSVQEYCRKLKSLSDLLANVDSPVTDRQLVMHCLNGLNDKFDGIHNVIRHRSPFPSFHTARSMLLAEEERLTKQPKPAVSHTETTSSPNALFADSNTADSQSRNYTSNNNNNKGNNNRNNRNNNRGGGRGNRGRGRNNNSGFQNYGYPPWSFGQPQWPYSYFPGAPQMMQFPAPVAPFTPPQSTQRQNSILGPGNN, encoded by the exons ATGGCTGCCACACCGTTTTTGAATTCCTCCGAGAAACCTTTCGGTATCAGTCAGATCAGAGCTTACATTCCCATTGTGCTCAATCTTGATAAAATGAATTACGATGTGTGGAGAGAGATCTTTGAAACCCATTGCCTTTCTTTTGGTGTTCTAGATCACCTTGATGGCTCCTCTGTCTCTACGCCTGAAACAGAGAAAACTTGGAAAGAGCGGGATGGTCTCGTTAAGATGTGGATCTACGGGACAATCACCGACTCTCTCGTTGAAACCATTCTCACTCCAAAAAGCACGGCACGCGATCTTTGGTGTGCTCTGGAAAACCTGTTCCGTGACAACAAAGAAAACCGCGCCCTGCAACTAGAGAACGAGCTCAGAACTATCACCATTGGAGATCTATCAGTGCAAGAATACTGTCGCAAATTGAAATCTCTATCCGATCTTCTAGCTAACGTCGACTCACCAGTCACTGACCGTCAACTGGTTATGCATTGCTTGAATGGACTAAATGACAAGTTCGATGGGATCCATAATGTTATCCGTCATCGTAGTCCCTTCCCAAGCTTTCATACTGCACGTTCGATGCTCCTTGCTGAAGAAGAGAGACTCACCAAACAACCCAAGCCGGCTGTGTCTCACACCGAGACAACCTCATCTCCAAACGCCCTATTTGCTGACAGCAACACCGCCGACTCCCAGTCACGCAACTACACCAGCAACAACAACAACAACAAGGGAAACAACAATCGCAACAATCGAAACAACAACCGTGGTGGAGGACGAGGCAATCGTGGTCGTGGACGGAATAATAATTCTGGCTTCCAGAACTATGGGTACCCACCGTGGTCCTTTGGTCAACCACAGTGGCCGTATTCCTACTTCCCAGGCGCGCCACAGATGATGCAGTTTCCAGCACCAGTCGCTCCTTTCACACCTCCTCAATCAACACAACGACAGAACAGCATCCTCGGGCC CGGGAACAATTAG
- the LOC106342467 gene encoding endochitinase A-like: MNRSFRAQESSRLLDSAARQRQQLRASMMAEKDEELSLFLEMRRREKEQDSLLLNNNPDEFESPLGSKPGTSPVFNISSGAAPARKTGPPDDFLNSEGDKNDYEWLLTPPGTPLFPSLEMESHRTMMNQNGDSKGRPAALTSRLANSSSEPAARNHLTSRQPPTSSSNGTTRRPSSSGGPGSRPASAGGPGSRPATPTGRSSTLTTTNSKSSSRPSTPTSRTTTVSSTTRPSLTNSRSTKPTPPMSRSTSSSRLTPSASKPTTRPAGSTTRSTTSTATTRSAGPSRSTTPLSRSTARSSTPTSSRPTLPPPKTISRSSTPTRRPPSAATTTTSKPSQIKPSSPAAKPTPSKTTPAAASRAPSPTVRSRPWKPSDMPGFSLETPPNLRTTLPERPLSATRGRPGAPSPRSNSVEPAGGGRARRQSCSPSRGRAPMHASGSSVPAVNRGYSKANDNVSPVLMGAKMVERVINMRKLAPPRSDEKGSPHGNLSAKSSSPDSAGFGRTLSKKSLDMAIRHMDIRRTIPGNLRPLMTNIPASSMYSVRSGHTRGRPMNVSDSPLATSSNASSEISVYNNNGVCLEAASEKEDDAGSERGCRSPPASLQGR, translated from the exons ATGAATCGAAGTTTTAGGGCACAAGAGTCGTCACGGTTGCTGGATTCAGCAGCGAGGCAGAGGCAACAGCTTAGGGCTTCTATGATGGCTGAGAAAGACGAAGAGCTCTCTTTGTTTCTTGAGATGAGACGGCGTGAGAAGGAGCAGGATAGTCTCCTTCTCAACAACAACCCTGATGAGTTTGAGTCTCCATTAG GTTCAAAGCCTGGGACTTCACCGGTGTTTAACATCTCAAGCGGTGCTGCTCCAGCACGGAAGACAGGTCCTCCTGATGATTTTCTCAACTCTGAAGGCGACAAAAATGACTATGAATG GCTTCTGACACCTCCAGGTACTCCTCTATTTCCCTCGCTGGAGATGGAATCACATAGGACTATGATGAATCAGAATGGTGATTCAAAGGGTCGCCCTGCTGCATTGACTTCTAGG CTGGCGAATTCATCATCAGAGCCTGCTGCAAGGAACCATCTAACATCTAGACAACCACCAACTTCCTCTTCTAATGGAACAACTCGGAGACCTTCATCATCTGGAGGACCTGGTTCAAGACCCGCATCAGCTGGAGGACCTGGATCAAGACCCGCCACACCCACTGGAAGATCATCAACACTTACAACAACTAACTCAAAATCCTCCTCAAGGCCTTCCACACCAACCTCACGAACCACCACCGTCTCCTCAACTACTCGACCTTCTCTGACTAACTCCAGATCCACTAAGCCTACGCCTCCTATGAGTAGGTCAACAAGTTCATCTAGGCTCACACCTAGTGCATCTAAACCAACTACTAGGCCTGCTGGTTCAACAACTAGATCCACCACTAGCACCGCCACCACAAGATCTGCAGGTCCTTCAAGATCCACCACACCTCTCTCAAGATCCACCGCTAGATCTTCAACACCAACTTCTTCAAGACCCACACTCCCTCCTCCTAAAACCATATCAAGATCATCCACACCAACTCGCCGTCCTCCGAGTGCTGCAACCACTACTACATCAAAGCCATCTCAAATCAAACCTTCTTCTCCAGCTGCAAAGCCAACACCATCTAAAACCACTCCCGCTGCTGCATCACGTGCTCCTTCTCCCACAGTGAGGTCAAGGCCATGGAAGCCATCAGACATGCCTGGCTTCTCACTAGAGACTCCTCCGAATCTAAGAACAACATTACCGGAAAGGCCACTCTCGGCGACAAGAGGCAGGCCAGGAGCTCCAAGCCCTCGCTCTAATTCAGTTGAGCCAGCGGGAGGAGGAAGAGCGAGGAGGCAGTCATGTTCACCGTCAAGAGGAAGAGCGCCGATGCACGCTAGCGGCAGCTCGGTTCCTGCGGTTAACCGTGGATATTCAAAAGCTAATGATAATGTTAGTCCTGTGCTGATGGGAGCAAAGATGGTGGAGAGAGTCATAAACATGCGGAAGCTGGCTCCTCCTAGATCAGATGAAAAGGGCTCTCCTCATGGTAACTTGTCTGCAAAGTCCTCGTCGCCGGATAGTGCTGGATTTGGAAGAACACTCTCCAAGAAGTCTCTTGACATGGCCATAAGACACATG GATATACGGAGGACCATACCAGGGAATCTGAGACCTTTAATGACAAACATTCCAGCATCATCAATGTACAGTGTGAGATCTGGACATACTCGTGGCAGACCGATGAATGTTTCAGACTCTCCACTAGCGACAAGCAGCAACGCAAGCTCAGAGATCAGTGTCTACAACAACAATGGCGTTTGCTTAGAAGCAGCTAGCGAGAAGGAAGATGACGCTGGTAGCGAGAGAGGTTGCAGGTCTCCTCCTGCTAGCTTACAAGGGAGATAG
- the LOC106342468 gene encoding clathrin light chain 2-like produces the protein MSVFDDSFVILGDDASESAPVSAYDGSVHVDDSTDDVFAAPSSDYGNGDGVFGSSGGHDGPILQPPSEMESDEGAALREWRRQNAIQLEEKEKREKELRNQIIEEANQFKEEFRKKRELACENNKAANREKEKLYVETQEKLYAEASKNYWKAIAELVPKEVPTIEKRRGKKKEDDPKKPTISVIQGPKPGKPTDLSRMRQILLKLKQNPPTHLKLAPQPSSEAAAPPKNVPETKPTEPVAAA, from the exons ATGTCTGTCTTTGATGATTCGTTCGTTATACTCGGAGATGATGCATCTGAGTCTGCTCCAGTCTCAGCCTACGACGGCTCCGTCCACGTAGATGACTCCACCGATGACGTTTTCGCGGCGCCGTCTTCTGACTACGGCAACGGAGACGGCGTCTTCGGATCCAGCGGTGGTCACGACGGTCCCATCTTGCAACCGCCTTCGGAGATGGAGTCTGATGAGGGAGCTGCCCTCAGAGAATGGAGAAG ACAGAATGCAATTCAACTTGAGGAGAAGGAGAAGAGAGAAAAGGAGTTGCGGAACCAAATAATTGAGGAAGCTAACCAGTTCAAAGAGGAGTTCCGTAAGAAGAGGGAGTTAGCTTGTGAAAACAACAAAGCAGCCAACAGGGAGAAAGAAAAG CTGTATGTGGAGACCCAAGAGAAGTTGTACGCGGAAGCCAGCAAGAACTACTGGAAGGCAATAGCGGAGCTAGTTCCTAAAGAGGTTCCAACTATAGAGAAAAGAAGAGGGAAGAAGAAAGAGGACGATCCCAAGAAGCCTACAATCTCTGTGATTCAAGGTCCTAAGCCTGGCAAGCCAACGGATCTCTCGAGAATGAGACAGATATTACTGAAGCTCAAACAGAACCCGCCTACTCACCTGAAACTCGCTCCTCAACCTTCATCAGAGGCTGCTGCTCCTCCAAAGAATGTTCCTGAAACCAAGCCCACCGAGCCTGTTGCTGCTGCTTGA
- the LOC106341281 gene encoding uncharacterized protein LOC106341281 — MLISGDSTMVNRCRLQKFSKFSKFCAYPEDVGPVTTLDNQGEKVFVKEFVWESLLTANASPCAAMDEPLCICEICDVVYKTCDDFITHLKSEQHRESLFGIVPLDYGKPRYFCPVCNYPAYDEFNMSLHNESKDHNHKLADKEQDCESRKRNPQVDLFNEISKKQSL, encoded by the exons ATGTTGATATCCGGTGATAGCACGATGGTTAATCGTTGTCGTCTTCAGAAATTTTCTAAATTCAGTAAGTTTTGTGCATATCCAGAAGATGTTGGGCCAGTAACAACCCTTGACAATCAGGGTGAGAAAGTGTTTGTCAAAGAGTTTGTCTGGGAATCTTTATTGACTGCCAACGCATCACCATGTGCCGCCATGGATGAACCTCTCTGCATTTGCGAAATATGCGATGTTGTTTACAAAACATGTGACGATTTCATCACTCATCTCAAGAGTGAACAACACAGAGAGAGC TTGTTTGGAATTGTGCCCTTGGACTACGGTAAGCCTAGATATTTTTGCCCAGTTTGCAATTACCCCGCCTACGACGAATTCAACATGTCCCTCCATAACGAAAGCAAAGATCATAATCACAAG CTGGCTGATAAAGAGCAGGATTGCGAGAGCAGGAAGAGAAATCCACAAGTGGATCTCTTTAACGAGATAAGCAAGAAGCAATCTCTTTAA